TCATCCGCATGCGCGCCTGCATTACGGCAACGGACCAAGGTCGCCACTACGGGAATGATCCACACCCATCGTGCGATGACCGTCGTGATTTGCATCGCATCGTATTGCGGCATGTTCGGCAATTGCGAACGCAAGCCGGCATGGTTCCGTCCCGCACGGTGTTGTTCGACGTTCTGTGATATGGCGGGCAGCATGGCCGCGTTGTATGCGGCGACCGGCATCATCGCGCACCATGATGGCGTGAAGCATGCGCCGCAATCCAACATCAACAGTATGGCGATGGTCCATGCCGACGAGCGCGCGTATTCCCCCACCGCGGCACAGCATATGGCCAGCAACGCGCCGCATACCAGTTCAGCCGATACGTCTCCGACGATATACAGGTTTGCGATCAGCCCGAACGTGAGGAATATGGCTTGAAGCAATAATCGCCGCATGCCTTCCTCCATCGTCGCCGCTTCTTGTGGTTATGTCTTCCCAGCGTAGTGTACGTTGCCGCCGTTGCGGGCCATCTTTGCCACGAAGGTGACATTTGTCATCTTCCATATGGCTGTGTTGCGCCAGGTTTATGACCTCAGACACCATGTCGTCTCCGTTTGGTCGGAGACAATGGAATCACTATCGTAAACGGCGGTTATCGCTGTTGGAACATGTGAGGTAAGGAGAGCCGATGAGCGAGCGTATGGAAAGGCAAACAGGTGAGAGCTCCAGCAGCGCGGTCAAGGTGTCGAAGCTGGTCAAACGGTATGGGGATATGCTGGCGCTTGACTATTTCGATCTTGACGTGCATCAAGGTGAGATTTTCGGTTTGCTTGGACCGAACGGTTCCGGCAAGACCACGGCGATTAACTGCATTCTCGCATTGTTGACGTTCGATGAGGGCACGGTACGTGTGTTTGACGAACCGATTGGCCCGACCAGTTATGCGCTGAAACGCCGCATCGGCATCGTACCGCAGAATGTGGCTGTGTTCAATGAATTGACGGTTGAGGAGAATATCGATTATTTCTGCTCGCTGTATGTGCCTGACAGGGCACGCCGTCATGCGCTGGTTGAGGATGCGCTGGATTTTGTGGGCTTGCGCGATTACCGCAGGTTCCGTCCGTCGAAATTGTCGGGAGGTTTGCTTCGTCGATTGAACATCGCATGCGGTGTGGCGCATAAGCCGGATCTGATTTTCTTCGATGAGCCGACCGTCGCCGTCGATCCGCAAAGCCGCAATGCGATTCTGGAGGGCATTCAGCGTCTTAACCACGAAGGCGCGACAGTGATTTACACGAGCCATTACATGGAGGAGGTCGAGCAGATCTGCGACCGCATTCTCATCATGGATCATGGCAGGCATTTGGCCTTGGGCACCGCCGACGAGTTGAAGGCGATGATCGACACCGGCGAACGCATCAGTGTGGAAACCGACGATCTGGGTGGCTTGCATCATGAGGCGGGAACGCAGCAGGCATTGGAACAGTTACGTGCGCTGCCATGTGTGATGAGCGCCGATTATGACGGTCATGAGTTGACGGTACGTTGCCGTCGGGGCGATCACAATCTTCTTGACGTGTTGACGTTGCTGAAATCCAATGGCACGAATATCGGGCATCTTTCCTCCCGGCAGCCGACGCTGAACGATGTGTTCCTTGAACTGACCGGCACGGCGTTGCGTGACTGACGGAATCATGGTTCGAAAGGTTTGACATTATGTTGCAGACATTGCTGGTCAATCTGAAATTGCATTTCAGGGAGAAAGCGCAGCTGTTCTGGCTGTTTGCCTTTCCCATCATTCTGGCGACCATGTTCAATGGCATGTTCGGCAATATCGCGGAAAGTTACGCATTGCACACGGTTGACGTCGTCGTGGTTAATAACGACGATTGGCGCGCCTCTCCGGGCGCGCAGATGCTGGTCGACGGCATTTCGTCCGATACTGGCGCGACCGGTGCCGATGGCGATCATGCGAAGGTCGATGATGACGGTGACGCCATGCCGAAACTCATCACCGTCACGGAAGCCGCATCTATGGAAGCCGCGGATCGAGCACTGCTTGACGCCAAGGCGCAGGGCAGACTGTCCGTCGACGGTAGTGGGAAACTGCAGCTGGCCATTTCCCAAGCCACGCAAACATCCGCCACGGATGTGATGGCGTCGAGCAGTGGTCTGGATATTTCCCTGACGGTGTTGGGCAATATCGTGGACTTGTACAATCGCAACACCGCCGTGGTGGTCAATGCCGCGCAGCACAATCCGTCCGCGTTGTTGGATGACGCGTTCACCGGCA
This window of the Bifidobacterium pseudocatenulatum DSM 20438 = JCM 1200 = LMG 10505 genome carries:
- a CDS encoding ABC transporter ATP-binding protein; amino-acid sequence: MSERMERQTGESSSSAVKVSKLVKRYGDMLALDYFDLDVHQGEIFGLLGPNGSGKTTAINCILALLTFDEGTVRVFDEPIGPTSYALKRRIGIVPQNVAVFNELTVEENIDYFCSLYVPDRARRHALVEDALDFVGLRDYRRFRPSKLSGGLLRRLNIACGVAHKPDLIFFDEPTVAVDPQSRNAILEGIQRLNHEGATVIYTSHYMEEVEQICDRILIMDHGRHLALGTADELKAMIDTGERISVETDDLGGLHHEAGTQQALEQLRALPCVMSADYDGHELTVRCRRGDHNLLDVLTLLKSNGTNIGHLSSRQPTLNDVFLELTGTALRD